Proteins co-encoded in one Quercus robur chromosome 8, dhQueRobu3.1, whole genome shotgun sequence genomic window:
- the LOC126696068 gene encoding uncharacterized protein LOC126696068 codes for MLEIDETDDKVHLTTFKAGLKFRDFVASLAKNPPKTMAEALLKAQKYMNAEEALAAIDGADKSREKEKEKEDDRRGLKRDRADRRNDDGHRRRDDKNPRPSKFTPLAMLVDQILTEIRDEPSLKWPKPLHSAPGLRDKWKYCRFHKDHGHYTEDCRDLKEQIEELIRNGKLQQYVKRGDFGRYGQKSQQVNARRDEDRPQPRPQSTLGETKTIAGGPTTGGSFKSLRKSYQRQVNSVHSIPPSKQRRTSEDLHFSEEDARSVKQPHDDPLVIMIMIEGFNMRRVLVDSRSLADIIYLPAFQQLKLDPKRLRSFESPLVNFSGDKVYPRGIVALTITAGSYPLQVTNQHNFLIVDSPSSYNVIIKRPMLNHWKAAISTYCLKVKFLTEHGVGEIRGDQVLARECYHIVLASKENHTWTIEEKTPEIMEKLETIELAEGNPPKTTQIGTSMSQRMKGEIVSFLKSNLDIFA; via the coding sequence ATGCTGGAAATAGACGAGACAGATGACAAGGTACATCTCACGACCTTCAAAGCAGGATTGAAGTTCAGGGATTTTGTGGCATCCTTGGCAAAGAACCCCCCTAAGACGATGGCCGAGGCACTGCTAAAAGCtcagaagtacatgaacgcgGAAGAAGCCCTCGCAGCTATTGACGGAGCAGATAAGAGTAgggaaaaggagaaagaaaaggaggacGATCGAAGAGGGCTAAAAAGGGATCGGGCTGACAGACGGAATGACGATGGACATCGGAGGAGGGACGACAAAAACCCTCGTCCATCAAAATTCACTCCGCTGGCGATGCTAGTCGATCAAATTCTAACAGAAATAAGGGACGAACCATCCCTAAAGTGGCCAAAACCACTCCATTCAGCGCCTGGATTGCGCGATAAGTGGAAATACTGCCGTTTCCACAAAGATCACGGGCATTACACGGAGGACTGCAGGGACCTAAAAGAACAGATTGAGGAGCTCATCCGTAATGGGAAGCTACAACAGTATGTAAAAAGGGGGGATTTCGGCAGGTACGGACAGAAAAGCCAGCAAGTTAATGCACGGAGAGACGAAGATCGCCCCCAACCTCGTCCACAAAGCACACTAGGGGAAACAAAGACTATCGCCGGGGGACCAACCACCGGGGGATCATTCAAGTCTCTTAGGAAATCATACCAAAGACAGGTAAACAGCGTCCACAGTATACCTCCATCAAAGCAAAGACGCACCAGTGAGGACTTGCATTTCTCTGAGGAGGATGCCAGAAGTGTGAAGCAGCCCCATGATGACCCACTCGTCATTATGATCATGATCGAGGGGTTCAACATGCGAAGAGTCCTGGTTGACAGCAGAAGTTTAGCAGACATAATCTATCTTCCTGCTTTCCAACAACTAAAGCTGGACCCAAAAAGGCTCCGTTCTTTTGAGTCTCCCCTCGTCAATTTCAGCGGAGACAAAGTATACCCCAGAGGAATCGTGGCGTTGACAATAACGGCCGGGTCATACCCCCTTCAGGTAACCAACCAGCACAATTTTCTGATAGTAGACTCACCCTCGTCCTACAATGTGATCATAAAGAGACCAATGCTTAATCACTGGAAGGCTGCTATCTCCACCTACTGCTTAAAGGTGAAGTTCCTAACAGAACACGGTGTCGGGGAGATTAGAGGAGATCAGGTACTGGCAAGAGAATGCTACCACATCGTCCTGGCCTCAAAAGAAAACCATACGTGGACAATTGAAGAGAAGACACCAGAGATTATGGAGAAACTTGAAACGATAGAGCTGGCTGAAGGGAATCCCCCAAAAACGACCCAAATAGGGACGAGCATGAGTCAAAGGATGAAAGGTGAAATTGTCAGCTTTCTGAAGAGCAACCTCGATATATTCGCCTAG